The Staphylococcus saprophyticus subsp. saprophyticus ATCC 15305 = NCTC 7292 genome contains the following window.
ATATCGCTGCGCCAGTGTCGCTGAATACGGCTAACCAAAGTGTTAGTAACCCAGGGAATACTAAGATAAAAGCAATCATTTTAATAATAATAGAGAAATATATATTTTGTTTAATTATATTCTTAGCTTTGTTACTAATAGTGATAGTGTCTGTTAGTTGATGTACATTATCTGACATTAATACAACATCTGCTGTTTCCATTGCAGTATCTGAACCAATACCGCCCATTGCAATACCAACTTCGCTTTGTGCTAAAGCAGGGGCATCATTGATACCATCACCAATCATTCCTACACGATAGCCTTTGCTTTGTAAATCTTTGATAGCTGATAATTTATCTTCAGGCATTAACTCAGCATAAACCTCTTTGATACCTGAAAGTTGCGCTATTTTATGTGCAGTTCCTTTATTATCACCTGTAAGCATTATAGTATTTTTAATATTACTTCCATTTAATTGTTGTAATGTTTGCTTAATATCCGACCTTAATGGGTCTTCAACAGTAATAAAACCATGGATTTTATCTGCTGTTGCAATAATAATAACTGTATATCCTTGTTGCTCATATGAATATATTTCTTCTTTATAATTTACAATATTTTCATTTATAGATTCGATTAACTTTATGTTTCCTGCATAAATATTATTATGGTCAATTTTACCTTTAATACCTCGTCCAACAATATTTTCAAAATCAGTAACATCGTATGTTATAGATTTAAATTGTGAGACATAATCAACAATTGCATTGCTAATTGGATGCGTTGAGTATGATTCTAAACTTAGCGCAATATTCAAAAACATTTCTTTGTCAGATTCGATTGTTTTAATTTCTGAAACTTTTGGGCGTCCTTCAGTCAGCGTTCCAGTTTTATCAAAAGCTAAAGCTGAAAGTGTACCTAAAGCTTCCAAATGGTTGCCACCTTTGATAAGTACACCTTTTTTTGCTGCGCTACCAATCCCAGTGACAATAGCTACAGGAGTCGAAATAACTAGTGCACACGGACATGCTATGACAAGTAGTTCAAGTCCTTTATAAAACCATTCTCCCCATGTTCCTAAAGAAAAAATAGGAGGGATTACCATTACTAATAATGCTAATATGAATACAATGGGTGTATAAATTTCAGAAAACCGGTCGATAAAAGCTTGTGTAGGTGCTTTGTTTTCTTGTGCTTCTTCAACCATATGAATGATTTTAGACAGTGTGGTATCTTTAACTAATCTTGAAACACGTATTTTTAAAGTCCCGTTTTCATTAATAGAACCTGCATAAGCTTCTTCATTTATCGTTTTGTCTACAGGAATAGATTCACCAGTTATAGGTGCCTGATTTAAACTTGAATATCCTTCTATAATCGTACCATCTAGTGGTACTCGATCGCCTGGTTTTACAAGTAAAATTTCTCCAATACTAATATCTTTTAAGTTTTTTGAAATTATCCCCGTCTCTGTTACAACGTTTGCTTCTGCTGGTGTAATATCCATTAACGATTGAATAGAATTTCTTGTTTTATCTATAGAAATAGTTTGTAATAAAGTGCCAATAGTAAATAGTAAAACGACGATTGCGCCTTCAAAAAACTCACCAATTAATATGGCACCAATAACAGCTACAGACATTAAAACATTCATATCTAAACTCTTAGATTTAATAGCATAATAGGCACTTTTTAAGGGTTTTATACCACTGACTACAATAGCTATGATATACATCAAAT
Protein-coding sequences here:
- a CDS encoding heavy metal translocating P-type ATPase, with the translated sequence MSTNCCNNKAESNTCCTSNSVNENKCCSNEPKVANQNDECCTNNGESIDSTHNISCNAMSNSSEEDDEVATPFSNYNFKVTGMDCSSCAITIEKALRPLDDVTNPKVNFSTSKLSVGLKSQSSINQVTQTLKKLGYGIEENDSNQNYTIFSIEGMDCGSCAKSIEKHLNNLPYVNDTQVSFSTGKMQIDFEGNQTKNIEKEVSKIGYSATLQSSNKNNNTKWRLFSKPIISTLFLILGIVSSMVSLPIWITNLMYIIAIVVSGIKPLKSAYYAIKSKSLDMNVLMSVAVIGAILIGEFFEGAIVVLLFTIGTLLQTISIDKTRNSIQSLMDITPAEANVVTETGIISKNLKDISIGEILLVKPGDRVPLDGTIIEGYSSLNQAPITGESIPVDKTINEEAYAGSINENGTLKIRVSRLVKDTTLSKIIHMVEEAQENKAPTQAFIDRFSEIYTPIVFILALLVMVIPPIFSLGTWGEWFYKGLELLVIACPCALVISTPVAIVTGIGSAAKKGVLIKGGNHLEALGTLSALAFDKTGTLTEGRPKVSEIKTIESDKEMFLNIALSLESYSTHPISNAIVDYVSQFKSITYDVTDFENIVGRGIKGKIDHNNIYAGNIKLIESINENIVNYKEEIYSYEQQGYTVIIIATADKIHGFITVEDPLRSDIKQTLQQLNGSNIKNTIMLTGDNKGTAHKIAQLSGIKEVYAELMPEDKLSAIKDLQSKGYRVGMIGDGINDAPALAQSEVGIAMGGIGSDTAMETADVVLMSDNVHQLTDTITISNKAKNIIKQNIYFSIIIKMIAFILVFPGLLTLWLAVFSDTGAAILVILNSLRLLRTKKNNLL